A single window of Eucalyptus grandis isolate ANBG69807.140 chromosome 1, ASM1654582v1, whole genome shotgun sequence DNA harbors:
- the LOC104414457 gene encoding somatic embryogenesis receptor kinase 1-like, which yields MNVLVFPGEVVGAFLAKHCIKVNYFAKGGILIRQHPFRRRFIHKQKSWAKDRSVCAVFEWDGCGLVELIDSLTSIFGKSPTVMRPTGGKWEGPEKDGLRIASLSFYVLAYKKTIEESKSQTVVFKFATIDLANDAPDFDSDSPPASQSSPVCLPLSESLPFPGSDLELCHGRLKRFTVHELQAATNHFSNEKFVARGAFGRVYEGLLADGSRVAVKRIAKHSHFEMREFHAEVKLGNMLSHPNLIQVLGFCSSLELKEYILVYSFMVYGSLSSFLRGRPSANLPLDWPTGKNIAVGAARGISHLHDHGVIHRDVKPQNILLGENFEVCIGDFGMAIFMDKDEEKGGTYGYLDPEHSKNGMCSVRSDVYSFGMTLLELICGRSAQRRISPLGLLLPEWAGVLVKDEELERLVDANIRSGYEESEVKKMIQLALLCTLLGPERLPNMTEVVQILEGAINLPKRREYQNDAITPSCQFGSPNFDMDMAESGSCLCHED from the exons ATGAATGTATTGGTGTTTCCTGGAGAAGTCGTGGGTGCATTCCTAGCGAAACATTGTATAAAAGTTAATTATTTCGCGAAGGGTGGCATCCTGATTCGCCAACATCCATTTCGCAGGCGTTTCATTCATAAACAGAAGTCCTGGGCAAAAGATCGCAGCGTGTGTGCAGTATTTGAGTGGGACGGGTGTGGTCTT GTCGAACTTATTGATTCTTTAACGTCAATATTTGGGAAGTCTCCTACAGTGATGCGGCCCACCGGAGGAAAATGGGAAGGGCCTGAGAAAGACGGGCTAAGAATTGCTAGTTTAAGTTTTTACGTGCTCGCCTACAAGAAAACTATTGAA GAGTCCAAAAGCCAAACCGTGGTCTTCAAATTTGCCACCATTGATCTTGCTAACGATGCTCCCGATTTTGATTCCGACTCGCCGCCTGCTTCTCAATCATCACCGGTTTGCCTGCC GCTAAGTGAATCTCTCCCGTTTCCTGGTTCTGATCTGGAGCTTTGCCATGGACGCCTTAAAAGGTTCACTGTCCATGAGCTACAGGCAGCTACCAACCACTTCAGCAATGAAAAGTTCGTGGCCAGGGGCGCGTTTGGCCGTGTATATGAAGGACTCTTGGCAGACGGCTCTCGAGTGGCTGTAAAAAGAATCGCCAAGCATTCCCATTTTGAAATGAGAGAGTTCCATGCAGAAGTGAAATTGGGTAACATGCTCTCGCATCCGAACCTGATCCAGGTTCTCGGCTTTTGCTCATCGTTGGAACTGAAAGAGTACATCCTCGTGTATTCCTTCATGGTTTATGGAAGCTTGTCCTCGTTTCTAAGAGGACGACCATCCGCGAATCTCCCGCTTGATTGGCCCACAGGGAAGAATATAGCTGTTGGAGCTGCGAGAGGGATTTCCCATCTACATGATCATGGCGTAATCCATCGGGACGTTAAGCCCCAAAACATCCTGCTGGGCGAGAACTTTGAGGTTTGTATTGGCGATTTCGGGATGGCCATCTTCATGGACAAGGATGAAGAGAAGG GTGGGACGTACGGTTATCTTGATCCAGAGCACTCGAAGAATGGAATGTGCTCGGTGAGGAGTGATGTCTATAGTTTCGGCATGACCCTTCTCGAACTCATCTGTGGTCGAAGTGCTCAAAGAAGGATCAGTCCACTGGGGCTGCTGCTACCCGAATGGGCAGGCGTGCTTGTCAAAGATGAAGAGTTGGAAAGGCTGGTTGATGCCAACATTCGGAGCGGGTATGAGGAAAGCGAAGTCAAGAAAATGATCCAGCTAGCTCTACTCTGCACACTACTCGGCCCTGAAAGACTACCTAATATGACGGAAGTAGTCCAAATTCTGGAAGGGGCTATCAACTTGCCGAAGAGACGGGAGTACCAAAATGATGCTATTACGCCCTCGTGTCAATTTGGCAGCCCAAATTTTGATATGGACATGGCGGAGTCTGGTTCTTGTCTCTGCCATGAAGACTGA
- the LOC104414464 gene encoding probable LRR receptor-like serine/threonine-protein kinase At4g29180, with the protein MTRNFGTVLVEGGSGNVYFGTLEDGSEVAVKVFFCFSIRGSTEFQAKAKNLRAVDHENLVPLLGYCDGTKTKALIYEFMDGGNLRQNLSGDRANFWTWSKRLQIALDVAQGLDYLHHGCYPPIIHGDLSAANIWLNEKMQAKIADFGISAFEPRALDSYPTCPLGTPGYFDPEFYPYSRSDRKSDVYSFGIILFELITGQPAVIMDPSLQGKFNIDSAWKVVEIAKSCTRPTGVERPDITQNIRAQPTQREYSAQSGVAAVKKIRGSEARKSVTLPATCLHNVQNQLTGKATKSVMKISNSTCSTQKEDPLLKNSYSVLACVTD; encoded by the exons ATGACGAGGAACTTCGGAACAGTTCTGGTTGAAGGAGGATCTGGAAACGTATATTTCGGAACACTAGAGGATGGCAGCGAAGTTGCTGTGAaggttttcttttgcttctcaaTAAGAGGGTCCACGGAATTCCAAGCCAAG GCAAAAAACCTCAGGGCTGTCGACCATGAAAATTTGGTTCCTCTGCTTGGATATTGTGATGGCACCAAAACCAAGGCGCTAATATATGAATTCATGGATGGTGGAAATCTGCGACAAAACTTATCAG GCGACAGGGCAAATTTCTGGACTTGGAGTAAGAGACTTCAAATTGCCTTGGATGTAGCACAAG GTTTGGATTATCTTCATCATGGTTGCTATCCACCCATCATCCATGGAGACTTGAGTGCTGCAAATATCTGGTTGAATGAGAAAATGCAAGCTAAAATAGCTGACTTCGGTATCTCAGCTTTTGAACCTCGAGCTCTTGATTCTTATCCAACTTGTCCTCTGGGCACTCCAGGATACTTCGACCCTGA GTTTTATCCATATTCAAGGTCTGACAGAAAaagtgatgtttatagtttcggAATCATACTCTTTGAGCTAATTACAGGACAACCGGCG GTGATTATGGATCCAAGTTTACAAGGAAAGTTCAACATTGACTCGGCTTGGAAAGTGGTAGAGATTGCAAAGTCTTGTACACGACCAACTGGAGTAGAAAGGCCGGACATAACTCAG AATATCAGAGCACAGCCAACTCAGAGAGAATACTCTGCACAATCTGGTGTTGCTGCTGTGAAAAAGATCAGAGGAAGTGAAGCACGCAAGTCAGTGACATTGCCAGCCACGTGTCTGCATAATGTTCAGAATCAATTGACTGGGAAAGCCACGAAGTCGGTGATGAAGATTTCAAACTCCACGTGCTCAACTCAGAAAGAAGATCCTTTGCTGAAGAACAGTTATTCAGTTTTAGCTTGTGTAACAGATTAA